A window of the Salvelinus fontinalis isolate EN_2023a chromosome 26, ASM2944872v1, whole genome shotgun sequence genome harbors these coding sequences:
- the LOC129824286 gene encoding endothelin receptor type B-like has protein sequence MIMTKTLFICFPLVLLAGHLLVVTGQANEPNQPEVLPSATQKPVVSGRESLARFNANVSAPRHMRPLPPMCSGPTEIRDTFKYINTVVSCLVFIVGIIGNFTLLRIIYKNKGMRNGPNILIASLALGDLLHIVIDIPINVYKLLAEDWPFGVGLCKLVPFVQKASVGITVLSLCALSIDRYRAVASWNRIKGIGVPKWTAIEIALIWLLSILLAVPEAIAFDMLAMDYKGEHLRICLLHPMQKSGFMSFYKTAKDWWLFSVYFCLPLAVTAVFYTLMTCEMLRKKNGVQITLSDHLKQRREVAKTVFCLVLVFALCWLPLHLSRILKLTIYDEKDPNRCELLSFFLVLDYIGINMASLNSCINPIALYMVSKRFKSCFRSCLCCWCLPAEMLIDEKQSCMKLKVTDRASDQSNSRATNKYTSA, from the exons ATGATTATGACGAAGACCTTGTTCATCTGTTTCCCGCTGGTTCTCCTGGCGGGACATCTCCTCGTGGTTACCGGACAAGCCAACGAGCCCAACCAACCAGAAGTCCTGCCGTCCGCCACACAGAAACCAGTAGTCTCTGGTAGAGAGAGCCTGGCGAGGTTCAACGCCAATGTCTCCGCTCCTCGGCACATGCGGCCTTTACCGCCGATGTGCTCGGGGCCTACCGAGATCAGAGACACATTTAAGTACATCAACACTGTGGTATCGTGTCTCGTGTTCATAGTCGGTATTATCGGGAACTTCACGCTCCTAAGAATCATCTACAAGAACAAGGGCATGCGCAATGGCCCCAACATTCTCATCGCCAGCCTGGCGCTGGGAGACCTGCTGCACATTGTGATCGATATTCCCATCAATGTGTACAAG CTCCTAGCCGAGGATTGGCCATTTGGTGTAGGTCTGTGTAAACTAGTGCCGTTTGTCCAGAAAGCTTCAGTGGGCATTACTGTGCTGAGCTTGTGTGCTCTGAGCATTGACAG GTACCGCGCGGTAGCGTCGTGGAACCGTATTAAGGGGATCGGTGTTCCCAAGTGGACGGCTATAGAGATCGCACTCATCTGGCTGCTGTCCATACTGCTGGCGGTCCCTGAGGCTATAGCCTTCGACATGCTCGCCATGGACTACAAGGGAGAGCACCTCCGCATCTGTCTGCTACACCCCATGCAGAAATCAGGCTTTATGAGT TTCTATAAGACAGCTAAGGACTGGTGGCTGTTCAGTGTGTATTTCTGCCTCCCTCTGGCCGTTACCGCCGTCTTCTACACCCTGATGACTTGTGAGATGCTGAGGAAGAAGAACGGAGTACAGATCACCCTGAGTGACCATCTCAAACAG aggcGTGAGGTGGCTAAGACCGTGTTCTGCCTGGTGCTGGTGTTTGCTCTATGCTGGCTGCCCCTCCATCTCAGCCGCATCCTCAAGCTCACCATCTATGACGAAAAGGACCCCAACCGCTGTGAACTGCTCAG tTTCTTCCTGGTCCTCGACTACATCGGGATCAACATGGCGTCTCTTAACTCCTGCATCAACCCCATCGCTCTCTACATGGTCAGCAAGCGTTTCAAGAGCTGCTTCAGG tCATGCCTGTGTTGCTGGTGTCTGCCAGCGGAGATGTTGATTGATGAGAAGCAGTCCTGTATGAAGCTCAAAGTCACAGACCGGGCCTCCGACCAGAGCAACTCACGTGCTACTAACAAGTACACTTCAGCATGA